In Montipora capricornis isolate CH-2021 chromosome 4, ASM3666992v2, whole genome shotgun sequence, a single genomic region encodes these proteins:
- the LOC138044983 gene encoding uncharacterized protein: protein NNYGSFSYFLLVNFDPTKGFIKADSKSTLTHFIMNHHELLTLIQSCQAILTFLVNRGLLAARRRCSCGNQMVLRDDKSDDGYHWECPVNQCIKRRSIRAGSFFEDSKIPLSHWLYIIFLWSIDESNKKVSLLTGLSLRTVITALQRLRDICSLKILHGNLKLGGRGKTIEIDESMFGHKRKYNRGRVGQGMWVFGMAERVTGRALAFRVPNRTRETLVLGLVQKFVEHGTTIISDKFSPYFNLNSIGYIHLMVNHSENFVDPYTGAHSNTIEGVWSQIKRKLKAMNGTVKSKLPSYLDEYNWRKCYPGDPFDNLLEAIAEFCPPN, encoded by the coding sequence AATAACTACGGTAGCTTCAGTTACTTCTTATTGGTTAATTTCGATCCGACCAAAGGTTTTATAAAGGCTGATTCAAAAAGTACCTTAACTCATTTTATCATGAATCATCACGAGCTACTTACCTTGATCCAAAGCTGCCAAGCTATTTTAACGTTCCTTGTGAATCGTGGCTTGCTGGCTGCTAGACGTAGGTGTTCTTGTGGAAACCAAATGGTTTTACGAGATGATAAATCCGATGACGGTTATCACTGGGAATGTCCAGTTAACCAGTGCATAAAACGAAGGTCGATCAGAGCTGGATCTTTTTTTGAAGATTCAAAAATCCCACTGTCGCACTGGCTCTACATCATCTTCCTGTGGTCAATTGACGAGTCTAATAAAAAAGTATCGCTACTAACCGGATTGTCACTGCGTACGGTCATCACGGCACTTCAGAGGCTCCGAGACATCTGCTCTTTGAAAATTCTACATGGCAACTTGAAGTTGGGCGGCCGAGGAAAAACGATCGAGATCGACGAGTCCATGTTTGGCCACAAACGCAAGTACAACCGCGGGCGGGTCGGTCAAGGCATGTGGGTTTTCGGTATGGCCGAGAGAGTCACTGGACGAGCTCTGGCATTCCGCGTACCGAACAGGACAAGAGAAACCTTGGTGCTTGGACTAGTACAGAAGTTCGTCGAGCATGGAACAACAATAATCTCCGACAAGTTTTCGCCATACTTCAACCTGAACAGTATCGGCTACATACATCTCATGGTTAACCACTCCGAGAACTTTGTTGACCCTTACACAGGCGCCCACTCGAACACAATAGAAGGTGTATGGAGTCAAATCAAGAGAAAGCTGAAGGCGATGAACGGGACAGTGAAGAGCAAACTTCCAAGCTATCTCGACGAGTACAACTGGCGGAAATGCTACCCTGGTGATCCGTTTGACAACTTGCTCGAAGCCATCGCAGAGTTCTGCCCACCAAACTAA
- the LOC138047607 gene encoding uncharacterized protein isoform X2 produces MGPWLDYGLHVYQVKSTTQTRRKFRQVSREACGESMEPPDDSAIMFGQLTAEDNDPVVCVICSRPAKTDVLDETNRDFFHWINFLFVKGDFQRRGFGSLLLNAAERELRLQALRPIRVESAKRAVEFFKSQGYRIIGDPLDCVFPGSALFRTLQTMQKFF; encoded by the exons ATGGG TCCTTGGCTGGATTATGGCTTGCATGTGTACCAGGTTAAAAGCACAACCCAGACCAGACGTAAATTTCGTCAGGTATCCAGAGAAGCTTGTGGCGAATCGATGGAGCCACCAGATGACAGCGCGATCATGTTTGGACAATTAACTGCGGAGGACAATG ATCCAGTAGTGTGTGTCATTTGTTCAAGGCCTGCCAAGACTGATGTTTTGGATGAAACCAATAGAGATTTCTTCCACTGGATCAACTTTCTGTTTGTGAAAGGTGACTTTCAA AGAAGAGGGTTTGGGAGTTTGCTGTTGAATGCTGCTGAAAGAGAGTTGAGATTGCAGGCACTCAGACCAATAAGAGTTGAAAGTGCCAAAAGAGCAGTGGAATTCTTCAAATCCCAAGGCTACAGAATAATTGGAGATCCACTAGACTGTGTCTTTCCTGGTTCAGCACTATTTAGAACTTTGCAAACTATGCAGAAGTTTTTTTAA
- the LOC138047607 gene encoding uncharacterized protein isoform X1, producing the protein MGSPWLDYGLHVYQVKSTTQTRRKFRQVSREACGESMEPPDDSAIMFGQLTAEDNDPVVCVICSRPAKTDVLDETNRDFFHWINFLFVKGDFQRRGFGSLLLNAAERELRLQALRPIRVESAKRAVEFFKSQGYRIIGDPLDCVFPGSALFRTLQTMQKFF; encoded by the exons ATGGG CAGTCCTTGGCTGGATTATGGCTTGCATGTGTACCAGGTTAAAAGCACAACCCAGACCAGACGTAAATTTCGTCAGGTATCCAGAGAAGCTTGTGGCGAATCGATGGAGCCACCAGATGACAGCGCGATCATGTTTGGACAATTAACTGCGGAGGACAATG ATCCAGTAGTGTGTGTCATTTGTTCAAGGCCTGCCAAGACTGATGTTTTGGATGAAACCAATAGAGATTTCTTCCACTGGATCAACTTTCTGTTTGTGAAAGGTGACTTTCAA AGAAGAGGGTTTGGGAGTTTGCTGTTGAATGCTGCTGAAAGAGAGTTGAGATTGCAGGCACTCAGACCAATAAGAGTTGAAAGTGCCAAAAGAGCAGTGGAATTCTTCAAATCCCAAGGCTACAGAATAATTGGAGATCCACTAGACTGTGTCTTTCCTGGTTCAGCACTATTTAGAACTTTGCAAACTATGCAGAAGTTTTTTTAA